The proteins below are encoded in one region of Metabacillus dongyingensis:
- a CDS encoding general stress protein: protein MNMHTKVVGVFRTEDDAIDAIKELRHQGYSENEISVIAKDKKEVKHIQEETGSKASEGAAVGAGAGGILGGLGGLLLGAGALAIPGIGPIVAAGPIAAALGGAAVGAGAGGLVGALVGLGIPEKEAKEYEEAVEGGDILVLVETNEVERHRQVNDTFRTYRSTNAHRYEDSYSKK from the coding sequence ATGAATATGCATACTAAAGTAGTAGGCGTTTTCCGGACAGAAGATGATGCAATTGACGCGATTAAAGAATTAAGACACCAGGGTTACAGTGAAAATGAGATCTCAGTAATAGCAAAAGATAAAAAGGAAGTAAAACACATTCAAGAAGAGACAGGATCAAAAGCTTCAGAGGGAGCTGCAGTTGGTGCTGGTGCAGGAGGTATTCTAGGCGGATTGGGTGGCTTGCTGCTTGGTGCAGGTGCTCTCGCTATTCCTGGAATCGGTCCGATTGTAGCCGCTGGACCAATCGCAGCTGCTTTAGGAGGAGCTGCAGTCGGTGCTGGTGCAGGCGGTCTAGTTGGAGCTCTTGTCGGTTTAGGGATTCCTGAAAAAGAAGCGAAAGAATATGAGGAAGCCGTAGAGGGCGGTGACATACTTGTTCTTGTAGAAACAAATGAAGTAGAGCGTCACAGACAGGTAAACGATACATTCCGTACGTATCGTTCTACAAATGCTCATCGTTATGAAGATTCTTATTCCAAAAAATAG
- a CDS encoding universal stress protein, which translates to MIYKRILVAIDGSEGSKQALQQGSELARNNGADLTLIYVKNETHLPLYGGVYPVSAAGTQIIQEEVERAEEVEISKGEAILRKAKEAVSPDIKVTAVLLDGDPAASICGYTEKNNIDLIVMGSRGLSGIKKWVLGSVSQKVLSEATQAVLITK; encoded by the coding sequence ATGATTTATAAGAGGATATTAGTAGCGATTGATGGTTCAGAGGGCAGTAAGCAAGCGTTACAACAAGGCTCTGAGCTAGCAAGGAACAATGGGGCAGACTTGACGTTGATTTATGTTAAGAATGAAACCCACCTGCCACTTTATGGTGGAGTATACCCCGTAAGTGCAGCAGGCACTCAAATTATTCAGGAAGAAGTAGAAAGAGCTGAAGAAGTTGAGATAAGTAAGGGTGAGGCTATATTAAGAAAAGCTAAAGAAGCAGTATCTCCTGATATTAAGGTAACTGCAGTCCTATTAGATGGTGACCCAGCAGCATCCATTTGCGGGTATACAGAAAAGAACAACATTGACCTTATCGTTATGGGAAGCCGAGGACTAAGTGGAATAAAGAAGTGGGTCTTAGGCAGTGTCAGCCAAAAAGTATTATCAGAGGCCACACAGGCAGTTCTTATCACTAAGTAA
- a CDS encoding sigma-54-dependent Fis family transcriptional regulator produces the protein MLLDYKKNAEANYDKVKNEEPVYKWMTSNPITLLESQTLREAITLLDTHNIDGLPVISPDRHVIGLITKSGLMKCFAEGRSPDTVVAEVMKTSIVVIGPKHSISDAWKIPVGRLPVVDEQGCLVGILTRTDILHSYFHCLAQLQETVHTAETLSVILESAYEGIAVIDSAGVVHEFNDAYCRFIGKSREEVIGKHVTEVIDNTRLHIVSVTGVEERGYIQRIQGQDMVVHRIPIRKDGKVIGAIGMLIFEGVSELYNILGRMQELSRKVANNNLLSQEHLKINGYFERIIGNSKAILSVKKTAKKAAATPSTVLITGESGTGKELFAEAIHQLSPFAEGPFISVNCAAIPENLLEAELFGYEEGSFTGARKGGKPGKFEVAHKGTLFLDEIGDMPMPMQAKILRVLQDRGVERVGGVSLQQVDVRIVAATNRDLEDMVKKGTFREDLYYRLNIIRLNLPPLRERKEDIPALLSHHLGAFCEKFSMPQKFLSPEAMKLLCEYGWPGNIRELLNTIEMLVSLSENQEITADDLPVHFLSDPISADLPSQLDTKQNVLDELKERILSSERDAIIKALSETNGNKASAARKLGIQRSTLYEKLKKYNLMR, from the coding sequence ATGCTTTTAGATTATAAAAAAAATGCGGAAGCCAATTACGATAAAGTGAAAAATGAAGAGCCGGTCTATAAATGGATGACATCTAATCCGATTACCTTGTTGGAATCCCAAACATTACGAGAGGCAATTACCCTGCTCGATACCCATAACATTGACGGGTTGCCTGTCATATCGCCGGACCGACATGTTATAGGACTGATTACAAAGTCTGGATTGATGAAATGCTTTGCAGAAGGAAGATCCCCAGATACGGTTGTTGCTGAAGTAATGAAAACGTCCATTGTGGTGATAGGGCCCAAACATTCGATTTCGGATGCTTGGAAAATTCCTGTTGGGCGCTTGCCTGTTGTGGATGAACAAGGGTGTCTAGTCGGGATTTTAACCAGGACAGATATTCTTCATTCATATTTTCATTGCCTGGCACAACTGCAAGAGACTGTTCATACAGCAGAAACATTAAGTGTTATTTTGGAAAGCGCTTACGAAGGAATCGCTGTTATTGATTCAGCTGGTGTCGTTCATGAATTTAACGACGCTTATTGCCGTTTTATCGGAAAAAGCAGAGAAGAAGTGATTGGAAAGCATGTGACCGAGGTCATTGATAATACGCGCTTACATATTGTTAGTGTTACCGGAGTGGAGGAAAGAGGTTATATCCAGCGCATACAAGGTCAGGATATGGTCGTTCACCGAATTCCAATCCGAAAAGATGGAAAAGTAATCGGAGCAATCGGGATGCTTATTTTTGAAGGGGTAAGCGAGCTATATAACATCTTAGGTCGTATGCAGGAATTATCGCGTAAAGTGGCAAATAACAATCTGCTTTCCCAGGAACATCTCAAGATTAACGGGTATTTTGAAAGAATCATTGGAAACAGTAAAGCGATCCTTTCTGTAAAAAAGACTGCAAAGAAAGCAGCAGCCACTCCTTCTACAGTCTTGATTACAGGAGAAAGCGGCACGGGAAAGGAGCTTTTTGCTGAAGCGATTCATCAGTTAAGTCCTTTTGCGGAAGGTCCTTTTATCAGCGTAAATTGCGCGGCTATCCCAGAAAACCTGCTTGAAGCAGAGTTATTTGGCTATGAAGAAGGTTCATTTACAGGCGCGCGCAAGGGTGGAAAGCCCGGGAAATTCGAGGTGGCGCACAAAGGGACATTGTTTCTCGATGAAATAGGGGACATGCCAATGCCGATGCAGGCAAAAATTCTCCGAGTGCTGCAAGATCGCGGAGTGGAACGTGTTGGCGGAGTATCGCTGCAGCAGGTGGACGTACGCATCGTCGCAGCAACCAACCGGGATCTCGAAGACATGGTCAAAAAAGGGACCTTCAGAGAAGACCTGTATTACCGCCTGAATATTATCCGGTTGAACCTTCCGCCGCTGCGAGAAAGAAAAGAAGACATTCCCGCCTTGCTCTCGCATCACCTTGGCGCGTTTTGTGAAAAGTTCAGCATGCCTCAAAAGTTTTTATCGCCAGAAGCCATGAAATTACTATGTGAATACGGTTGGCCAGGGAATATTAGGGAGCTTCTTAATACGATTGAAATGCTCGTCAGTTTATCAGAAAACCAGGAAATTACTGCAGACGATCTGCCTGTCCATTTTCTCAGCGATCCTATTTCAGCAGATTTGCCCAGCCAATTGGATACTAAGCAGAATGTGCTAGATGAATTGAAAGAAAGGATCTTGAGCAGTGAAAGAGATGCCATCATTAAAGCACTTTCTGAGACGAATGGAAATAAAGCGTCGGCAGCACGAAAACTTGGCATTCAGCGGTCAACTCTCTATGAAAAATTAAAAAAGTACAACCTAATGAGGTAA
- the hisD gene encoding histidinol dehydrogenase, giving the protein MAKFLKIGKSKEEIAAYEAQVYETVKNLIGDIEKNGDAAVRSYSEKFDKWSPENFKLSQQQIAEIIALVPEETINDIQFAQEQIRRFAQAQRESIRDVEVETLPGVILGHKNIPVESVGCYIPGGRYPMVASAHMSILTAKVAGVKRVIGCTPPINGDIPAATVAAMSLAGADEIYILGGVQAMAAMAIGTETIGSVDMLVGPGNAYVAEAKRQLFGRVGIDLLAGPTEVLVIADETADAEMVACDILGQSEHGPTSPGALITTSEKLALETVKEIERQLETLETAEVARIAWEENGSIILVDSLDEAVVEADKLAYEHVEVLTENPRYFLDKMNNYGALFLGPETNVAYGDKVIGTNHTLPTKGAARYTGGLWVGKFLKTCTYQECTPEASVFIGQYAERLCGIENFAGHREQALLRVRRYSKVTN; this is encoded by the coding sequence ATGGCAAAGTTTTTAAAGATAGGGAAGAGCAAAGAAGAAATAGCTGCGTATGAAGCGCAAGTATATGAAACTGTGAAAAATTTAATTGGGGATATTGAAAAAAACGGCGATGCTGCCGTAAGGTCTTACTCTGAGAAGTTTGATAAATGGTCACCGGAGAATTTTAAGCTTTCACAGCAGCAAATCGCAGAAATCATCGCCTTAGTGCCCGAAGAAACAATCAATGATATCCAATTTGCACAGGAACAAATTCGGCGCTTTGCGCAAGCGCAAAGAGAAAGCATCAGAGACGTCGAGGTAGAAACGCTTCCTGGGGTAATTCTTGGACATAAAAATATCCCTGTTGAAAGCGTTGGCTGCTATATACCAGGCGGAAGATATCCGATGGTGGCATCCGCACACATGAGTATATTGACAGCAAAAGTAGCAGGTGTGAAAAGGGTGATCGGCTGTACCCCTCCAATAAACGGTGACATCCCTGCAGCCACAGTTGCAGCGATGTCATTAGCGGGTGCAGATGAAATCTATATCCTTGGAGGTGTGCAGGCAATGGCCGCGATGGCGATTGGCACTGAAACGATTGGCTCAGTGGACATGCTTGTAGGACCGGGCAACGCCTATGTAGCAGAGGCAAAACGCCAATTATTCGGTCGTGTCGGCATTGACCTTCTAGCTGGTCCCACTGAAGTGCTGGTGATTGCCGATGAGACCGCGGATGCCGAGATGGTCGCTTGTGACATTTTAGGACAGTCCGAGCATGGTCCAACCTCACCTGGGGCGTTGATCACGACTTCGGAAAAACTGGCTCTTGAAACGGTAAAAGAAATTGAGCGCCAGTTAGAGACATTAGAAACGGCAGAAGTGGCCCGTATCGCTTGGGAAGAAAACGGCTCAATTATTTTAGTAGATAGCCTGGATGAGGCTGTCGTGGAGGCTGATAAACTAGCTTACGAGCATGTAGAAGTGCTGACTGAGAACCCGCGTTACTTTTTGGATAAGATGAATAACTATGGTGCACTTTTCCTCGGTCCGGAAACCAATGTGGCGTACGGGGATAAGGTCATTGGCACGAACCACACCTTGCCGACAAAAGGAGCAGCCCGATACACAGGCGGCCTCTGGGTTGGTAAATTCTTAAAAACGTGCACATACCAGGAATGTACTCCAGAAGCGAGTGTGTTCATTGGTCAATACGCTGAACGGCTATGCGGGATTGAGAATTTTGCCGGACACCGTGAGCAAGCGCTGCTTCGGGTACGCCGCTACAGTAAGGTAACAAATTAA
- a CDS encoding CsbD family protein has translation MKNDIMEGKWKQFKGEAQKQWGNLTDDDYDQAQGNREKMIGKIQEKHGKTKEDAEREYDDWYSRMGQY, from the coding sequence GTGAAAAACGACATTATGGAAGGCAAGTGGAAACAGTTTAAGGGTGAAGCCCAAAAACAATGGGGAAACTTAACGGATGATGATTACGATCAGGCCCAGGGCAACCGTGAAAAAATGATAGGAAAGATCCAGGAAAAACACGGAAAAACAAAAGAAGATGCTGAACGTGAGTACGATGACTGGTATAGCAGAATGGGACAATATTAA
- a CDS encoding GntP family permease has protein sequence MELFIILLSLGLLMFVAYKGFSVILFAPLCALLAVMLTDPSHTLPFFSNIFMEKMVGFIKLYFPVFLLGAIFGKLVEMSGIAASIAKTIVHFVGAKRAVLAIVLMCAILTYSGVSLFVVAFAVYPFAANLFREANIPKRLIPGAIALGALSFTMDALPGTPQIQNVIPTTFFKTTIYAAPTLGIIGGIFVFVLGILYLQSRVKKAKAAGEGYTGFVQANEEMAATAEMKLPTLDVPPVKVSPWRQALAFVPLILVGVMNKVFTVSLPKWYPNGFDFSAIGLDALGKIDLTAVVGIWSVEMALIIGIIATMAYNFKGVVLNFQTGINASISGALLAVMNTASEYGFGGVISSLPGFGVVRDGISHTFTNPLINSAVTTNVLAGITGSASGGMGIALSAMGDQYYKAAEQFNIPLEVMHRVVAMASGGMDSLPHNGAVITLLAVTGLTHKQAYRDIFAITIIKTVAVFFVIAVYSMTGLV, from the coding sequence ATGGAACTATTCATTATATTATTATCCCTAGGATTGCTAATGTTTGTCGCTTACAAGGGGTTTTCGGTTATATTATTCGCGCCTCTTTGTGCATTGCTCGCAGTTATGCTTACTGATCCATCGCATACTCTGCCATTCTTCTCAAATATTTTCATGGAGAAAATGGTCGGCTTTATCAAACTGTATTTTCCGGTATTCCTGCTCGGGGCTATTTTTGGAAAGCTTGTAGAAATGTCCGGGATTGCAGCATCTATCGCTAAAACGATCGTCCACTTCGTTGGTGCAAAACGAGCGGTGCTGGCTATTGTATTGATGTGTGCGATCTTGACCTATAGCGGCGTTAGTTTGTTCGTGGTCGCCTTTGCGGTCTATCCTTTTGCAGCAAACCTTTTTCGAGAAGCGAATATTCCGAAGCGTCTGATTCCGGGAGCAATCGCTCTTGGGGCACTTTCGTTTACGATGGACGCACTGCCGGGAACACCGCAAATTCAAAATGTAATCCCAACCACTTTTTTTAAGACAACCATTTACGCGGCACCAACCTTGGGAATTATCGGCGGGATCTTTGTCTTCGTCTTAGGGATCTTATATTTGCAGTCGAGGGTCAAAAAAGCAAAGGCAGCGGGGGAGGGATACACAGGCTTTGTTCAGGCGAATGAAGAAATGGCAGCGACTGCTGAAATGAAGCTGCCAACCCTTGATGTTCCTCCTGTAAAAGTGAGTCCATGGCGACAGGCTTTGGCTTTTGTTCCGCTTATTTTAGTAGGAGTGATGAACAAAGTCTTTACTGTTTCGCTGCCTAAATGGTATCCGAACGGCTTTGATTTTTCAGCGATCGGGCTCGACGCACTAGGCAAGATTGATTTGACAGCGGTAGTTGGCATCTGGTCCGTTGAAATGGCATTAATCATTGGAATAATAGCAACGATGGCCTATAATTTTAAGGGAGTTGTCTTGAACTTCCAGACAGGAATAAATGCGAGCATCAGTGGCGCATTACTTGCAGTCATGAACACTGCTTCCGAATACGGGTTTGGAGGCGTAATCTCATCGCTTCCGGGTTTCGGCGTTGTCCGGGACGGCATTTCTCATACATTCACAAATCCGCTCATCAACTCAGCGGTTACAACGAATGTGCTGGCGGGTATTACCGGTTCTGCATCCGGCGGCATGGGAATTGCGCTCAGTGCGATGGGTGATCAATACTACAAAGCTGCGGAACAGTTCAACATTCCATTGGAAGTCATGCATAGGGTTGTCGCGATGGCCTCGGGAGGAATGGATTCCTTGCCTCACAATGGAGCTGTCATCACGCTGCTTGCAGTAACAGGATTGACTCACAAACAAGCATACCGCGATATTTTTGCGATCACCATTATAAAGACAGTAGCGGTTTTCTTCGTCATTGCGGTATATAGTATGACAGGTCTCGTTTGA
- a CDS encoding erythromycin resistance leader peptide — protein MTHSMRLRFPSLNQ, from the coding sequence ATGACACACTCTATGAGACTTCGTTTCCCATCTTTGAACCAGTAA
- a CDS encoding MFS transporter produces the protein MENKNWKRKLFAIYTGQFFSLLSSSAVQFSIIWWLTDTTGSPLVLTLAGLAGFLPQALVGPFAGTLTDRYSRKMLMILADMTVALGSLLLFASMYFSEPSIALTVLVLIIRSLAAAFHMPAMQASVPLLAPEEHLTNVAGWGQTVSSVSNIAGPALGMSLLAVHSLEWVLLLDVLGASIACTSLLFIRIPRMSITKDRVSSSFITEMKEGYFAIVEHPLLLKLTIVMTVAAVLYIPLGTYFPLITRNHFEKGVVEAGIVEIAFAIGLIVGGR, from the coding sequence ATGGAAAATAAAAACTGGAAACGAAAATTATTTGCAATTTATACAGGGCAGTTCTTTTCATTACTGAGTAGTTCTGCAGTTCAATTTAGTATTATTTGGTGGTTAACCGATACAACAGGTTCTCCTCTTGTATTAACACTGGCAGGGTTAGCTGGATTTTTGCCGCAAGCATTGGTTGGACCATTTGCTGGAACATTGACGGATCGTTACTCGCGAAAAATGTTGATGATTCTGGCTGATATGACTGTGGCACTTGGAAGTTTACTTTTATTTGCATCGATGTATTTTAGCGAACCAAGTATTGCATTAACCGTACTCGTTTTAATCATTCGTTCACTGGCAGCTGCCTTTCATATGCCGGCAATGCAAGCTTCAGTCCCACTGCTTGCACCTGAAGAGCATCTTACAAATGTTGCTGGCTGGGGACAGACGGTGAGTTCTGTGTCAAATATTGCAGGACCAGCATTAGGTATGTCATTACTTGCAGTTCACTCGCTTGAATGGGTGTTATTGCTAGATGTTTTAGGTGCTTCTATTGCTTGTACTTCTTTGCTGTTTATTCGTATTCCAAGAATGTCAATAACAAAAGACAGGGTTTCTAGTAGCTTTATTACTGAAATGAAAGAAGGGTATTTTGCGATTGTGGAGCATCCTCTTCTACTAAAGTTAACAATTGTAATGACAGTGGCAGCTGTCCTATATATTCCTCTCGGCACTTACTTTCCACTTATTACACGTAATCATTTTGAAAAAGGTGTAGTAGAAGCAGGGATAGTCGAGATTGCATTTGCGATTGGCTTAATAGTGGGGGGACGATAA
- a CDS encoding iron-containing alcohol dehydrogenase, which produces MKEFSEFRMPKAVFYGQNSLSQLGRLTAEHGSKVLLVSDRIMEQLGHVKRCIEYFEQHNLTFVSYLDVNSEPTDQHVTEALHLCIREKCDVIVAIGGGSCIDAAKAVAVLATNEGYIGDLGGKTSINKNPLPLIAIPTTAGTGSEVTNVTVITNTQLDIKMMIKHHAFLPSVAIVDPTLTLSTPSHVTAATGIDTLCHAIEAYISRLSQPLTQNMAAAAIESVMKYLRTAYQNGNDLEAREKMAIASMQAGLAFTNASVTLVHGMSRPIGALFHVPHGISNAMLLPAVLEFTKEYAIDSLAELGRIIAPDLKALSNEELADVTIKEIKQLCADLKIPNMKAWGVDEIKFEQVVEKMATDALASGSPGNNPRVPKLLEMIELYQHCYNYDFQPSQTINL; this is translated from the coding sequence GTGAAAGAATTTTCAGAGTTTCGTATGCCTAAAGCTGTATTTTACGGTCAAAATTCACTCAGCCAGCTTGGCAGGCTAACAGCAGAACATGGAAGCAAGGTGCTTCTTGTAAGTGACCGGATCATGGAACAACTGGGCCATGTTAAACGCTGTATCGAGTATTTCGAACAGCACAATCTAACTTTTGTCTCCTATTTGGATGTCAACAGTGAACCAACTGATCAGCATGTCACCGAGGCACTTCATCTTTGCATAAGAGAAAAATGTGATGTAATCGTGGCAATTGGAGGCGGCAGCTGCATTGATGCAGCGAAAGCGGTGGCTGTGCTCGCCACAAATGAGGGCTATATAGGCGATTTGGGAGGGAAAACTTCCATTAATAAAAATCCACTACCGCTGATTGCCATTCCGACGACTGCAGGTACAGGTTCAGAGGTAACAAATGTAACCGTTATCACTAATACACAGCTAGATATAAAGATGATGATTAAACATCATGCCTTTCTTCCATCTGTGGCGATTGTTGATCCGACACTTACGCTTTCAACGCCGTCCCATGTAACAGCTGCAACGGGGATTGATACCCTGTGCCATGCAATTGAGGCTTATATATCGCGCCTTTCCCAGCCGTTAACACAAAATATGGCGGCGGCAGCTATAGAAAGTGTCATGAAATACTTAAGAACTGCTTATCAGAATGGTAATGATCTCGAAGCAAGAGAGAAAATGGCAATTGCCTCAATGCAGGCAGGTCTTGCGTTTACCAACGCCTCTGTAACGCTGGTGCACGGGATGTCCCGTCCAATAGGGGCTTTATTCCATGTGCCTCATGGTATATCCAATGCAATGCTGCTTCCGGCCGTTCTGGAATTTACAAAAGAATATGCAATCGATTCATTGGCAGAACTAGGACGTATTATTGCACCAGATTTGAAAGCGCTATCGAACGAAGAGCTTGCTGATGTGACAATCAAGGAAATTAAGCAGCTTTGCGCTGATTTAAAGATTCCAAACATGAAGGCATGGGGAGTAGATGAAATAAAATTCGAACAGGTCGTTGAAAAAATGGCTACCGATGCCCTTGCAAGCGGTAGCCCTGGCAATAACCCAAGGGTTCCGAAACTTCTGGAAATGATTGAGTTATACCAACATTGCTATAACTATGACTTTCAGCCATCTCAAACGATAAATTTATAA
- a CDS encoding C40 family peptidase, whose protein sequence is MKKLIASFVLTGALLSSPVVGSAALGDQTLKSGMYHSDVKQLQESLKKKGYFTNKSTTTYFGPITKSAVIKFQKAKGLKADGIAGKNTYKALGKQVSQPIVKNKSNIVTTAKKYLNVPYAWGGMSPRGFDCSGYLNYVFNESAGKKLPRTVADIYKQGVKTSSPQAGDLVFFETYKTGASHAGIYLGNNQFIHSSSSKGVTITSMNNSYWSERYLGAKKY, encoded by the coding sequence ATGAAAAAATTAATTGCATCGTTTGTCTTAACAGGCGCTTTATTAAGCAGTCCAGTTGTTGGTAGTGCTGCATTGGGTGATCAGACATTAAAAAGTGGGATGTACCATTCAGATGTAAAACAATTACAAGAATCATTGAAAAAAAAGGGTTACTTTACTAATAAATCAACAACAACATATTTTGGTCCTATTACAAAAAGCGCTGTTATTAAGTTCCAAAAAGCTAAAGGATTAAAAGCAGATGGAATAGCAGGTAAAAATACATATAAAGCTTTAGGGAAGCAAGTAAGTCAGCCAATAGTAAAGAATAAGTCCAATATCGTGACTACTGCAAAAAAATATTTAAATGTACCCTATGCTTGGGGCGGAATGTCTCCAAGAGGGTTTGATTGCAGCGGATACTTAAATTATGTTTTTAATGAAAGTGCAGGTAAAAAGCTTCCTAGAACAGTAGCAGATATTTATAAGCAGGGGGTTAAGACTTCTTCACCTCAGGCAGGAGATTTAGTATTCTTTGAGACATATAAGACAGGGGCTTCTCACGCAGGTATATATTTAGGGAATAATCAATTCATACATAGTTCTTCTTCTAAAGGTGTAACTATTACGTCAATGAACAATTCCTATTGGTCTGAGAGATACTTAGGGGCTAAAAAATATTAA
- a CDS encoding CoA-acylating methylmalonate-semialdehyde dehydrogenase — translation MTSNTATQILKNFIGGQWLASTSDKTETVPNPATGEILSLVPLSNREDLDRAVAIAEEAFQTWKTTAVPKRARILFRYQQLLIEHWEELARLITKENGKSYDEAYGEVQRGIECVEFAAGAPTLMMGTQLPDIATGIESGMYRYPIGVVGGITPFNFPMMVPCWMFPLAIACGNTFILKPSERTPLLANRLAELFQEAGLPDGVLNVVHGAHEVVNGILDHKKVKAVSFVGSQPVAEYVYKSAAANGKRVQALAGAKNHSIVLPDADLDLAVTNILGAAFGSAGERCMACAVVVAVGEIGDQLVDSLVKAANEIKIGNGIEKGVFLGPVIRDSHKAKTIQYIEAGEKEGARLIRDGRTDESPNEDGYFIGPTIFDEVKPGMKIWNEEIFAPVLSVVRVSTLEEAIEITNQSEFANGACLYTDSAKAVRQFRDDIDAGMLGINLGVPAPMAFFPFSGYKKSFYGDLHANGRDGVEFYTRKKVLTARY, via the coding sequence ATGACTTCGAATACAGCTACTCAAATTCTAAAAAACTTTATTGGAGGACAGTGGTTGGCTTCCACTTCAGATAAAACAGAGACGGTACCCAACCCTGCGACAGGGGAAATACTTAGCCTTGTACCACTTTCAAACCGCGAGGATCTGGATCGGGCGGTCGCCATTGCAGAAGAAGCGTTCCAGACTTGGAAAACGACAGCCGTGCCAAAGCGTGCACGGATTCTGTTCCGCTACCAGCAGCTCCTCATCGAGCATTGGGAGGAACTAGCCCGCCTGATTACTAAGGAAAATGGAAAAAGCTATGACGAAGCCTATGGTGAAGTGCAGCGCGGGATTGAATGTGTTGAATTTGCAGCCGGCGCTCCGACATTGATGATGGGCACTCAGCTTCCGGATATCGCAACTGGCATCGAATCCGGCATGTACCGCTATCCAATCGGAGTCGTCGGAGGAATTACCCCATTTAACTTCCCGATGATGGTCCCTTGCTGGATGTTCCCGCTCGCCATTGCATGCGGAAATACATTTATATTAAAACCGTCCGAACGTACGCCATTACTCGCCAATCGATTGGCAGAATTATTTCAGGAAGCAGGGCTTCCGGATGGTGTCCTGAATGTGGTGCACGGAGCACACGAAGTAGTGAACGGGATTCTTGACCATAAAAAAGTGAAAGCCGTTTCCTTCGTTGGCTCACAGCCGGTTGCAGAATATGTATATAAATCTGCTGCAGCCAACGGTAAACGTGTACAAGCTCTTGCAGGTGCGAAAAATCACTCGATTGTATTGCCGGATGCAGATCTTGACCTTGCCGTCACGAACATTCTCGGCGCTGCATTTGGTTCAGCCGGTGAACGCTGTATGGCTTGTGCGGTCGTAGTGGCAGTCGGTGAAATTGGGGATCAGCTTGTTGATTCTTTAGTGAAGGCAGCGAATGAAATCAAAATTGGCAACGGGATCGAAAAAGGGGTATTTTTAGGTCCGGTTATCCGTGACTCCCATAAAGCAAAAACGATTCAATACATCGAAGCAGGTGAAAAGGAAGGAGCCCGCCTGATCCGCGACGGCCGCACCGATGAATCACCTAATGAAGATGGATATTTCATTGGGCCGACGATTTTTGATGAAGTGAAGCCAGGCATGAAAATCTGGAATGAAGAGATCTTTGCCCCAGTGTTATCGGTCGTTCGAGTCAGCACACTTGAAGAAGCTATTGAAATTACCAATCAATCGGAATTTGCAAACGGTGCCTGCCTGTATACAGACAGCGCGAAGGCAGTGCGCCAGTTCCGCGATGACATTGATGCAGGAATGCTTGGCATTAACTTGGGCGTCCCAGCTCCAATGGCTTTCTTCCCATTCTCAGGATATAAGAAGTCATTTTATGGGGACCTTCATGCAAACGGCCGTGATGGTGTCGAATTTTATACGCGCAAAAAAGTGCTGACAGCACGTTATTAA